TGCGCTGCAGCGTAAGGGATTCGCCGGACGCCGCGACGCTTTCGAGTCGCGTCGTCACCTGCCCGTGGTACGGCGCAAGCTCGGCGACGTCAGCGACCGCGTCCAGTCGGCGTCGTAGCCGCGCGATCGTCTGGTCGGCGGTGGTGCGTGCAGTCCCAAACGCCGCCACGAGGTCATCGTGCAACGCACCGAGAGCGATGCCGAGCTCGTAGGCGGCCCCGGGGAAGTGGGCGCCGCGTCCACCGGCGGCCTCGGACTGCGCGTCGGCGACCGCCAGCTCGAAACCGTCCTCACCGGCAACCCGCCGATGCACGGTCAGTACGTCGAACCCGGCGTCGCCTGGAGCGTGCAGCCGCAAGGCAGCCGATAGGGGAGCGACGCGCACCGAGCCGCGGGCACGCAGCGCGGTGCCGACCTCGACCTCCGGGTTGGCACCCGGTTCGAGTCGTCGGATGATCTTGAGCACCCACTCGTGGTCGACGAGAGCGCTGGAGTTGGATTGCTCACCGCGCAACGGCTGCACTGTGGACGGTGAGTCGGGCAGTGGCTCCAGCACGACGGACTCGAGCCCGGTGGGAGGCGAGCCGACTGCCTGCCACAGTGCCCTGACCACGGTCTCGGGGTCGGCGCCGGTGAGATCCGGAACAAAGTATTGCTCTGGATCGCCTGCGGCATAAGCGATCTCGACGATGTCGGCGGCAATAGTCTGCTCAGACTCGAGCGGGACCGACGCGACAACTGCGGTACCGGTGGCGTCGCGATGCCGTCCGGCGTACCAGCGCTGCTGCGTGATCCACCCCAGCGGCAGCCGTGGGTCGGGTGAGCTCACGATCGGCGCACCGCAATGATGTGTGCGGGGTTGGCATCGCCACGCAGCTCGACGAAGTTCTGCTCGCCCCAGTCGTAGGTCTCGCCGCTGAGCTCGTCGTAGGCGCTAAAGCGGTCATCCCAGCCCAACCCGAGCTCGGGCATGGTGAGCCGGATCGTGGTCTGTGCTGTGTGGTGGGAGTCCAGCGAGCACACGACGATGACCGTGTCGCCGGTTGCCTCGTCCGATCGCGAGTAGACGATGACGTTTTCGTTGTCGGAGTGGTGGAAGACCAGGTTGCGGATGCTCGACTCGAGCGCGGGGTGGGCGCGCCGCGCCTCGTTGAGCTGGCGCAGGAACGGCGCGATCGAGCGGCGCTCGGCTGCGGCGGTATTCCAGTCACGGTGGCGAAGTTGGTATTTTTCGCTGTCGAGG
The nucleotide sequence above comes from Epidermidibacterium keratini. Encoded proteins:
- a CDS encoding maltokinase N-terminal cap-like domain-containing protein, with the protein product MSSPDPRLPLGWITQQRWYAGRHRDATGTAVVASVPLESEQTIAADIVEIAYAAGDPEQYFVPDLTGADPETVVRALWQAVGSPPTGLESVVLEPLPDSPSTVQPLRGEQSNSSALVDHEWVLKIIRRLEPGANPEVEVGTALRARGSVRVAPLSAALRLHAPGDAGFDVLTVHRRVAGEDGFELAVADAQSEAAGGRGAHFPGAAYELGIALGALHDDLVAAFGTARTTADQTIARLRRRLDAVADVAELAPYHGQVTTRLESVAASGESLTLQRIHGDLHLGQARFGPDGWIFLDFEGEPLEPLDRRRAPDSPMRDLAGVLRSFDYAARWQAGDRAAGDAWRERNAELFVEGYELQRGERVDHDLLGLYELDKAVYEVGYEAAHRPERVSIPLHAIRRLVGDEPLR